One genomic window of Micromonospora sp. WMMD1128 includes the following:
- a CDS encoding dihydroorotase family protein, translating into MKPLETLIKNVTVVRPDAGSPDGDRLDIGVAGGKVVRLAADIPADEAQVVVDGRGRFAYPGAVDAHQHWGIYNPLAEDTATESRASAQGGVTTGLTYMRTGQYYLNRGGSYAEFFPHVLAASEGRSFIDYGFHLAPMMREHIDEIPSIVENFGVTSFKIFMFYGSHGLHGRSADQSSFLMIPPDERYDLAHFEFVMRGVQAAREKLTEAAPHVSLSLHCETAEIMTAYTRLVEQDASLSGLAAYSASRPPHSEGLAVSIAAFLADETGLPNINLLHLSSRKALRAAMLMAKTFPHVDFRREVTIGHLLADVDTAHGLGGKVNPPLRPREDVEALWEYVLDGSVDWVVSDHACCKDEMKFGDPRDDVFAAKSGFGGAEYLVPGLVSEGRKRGLSHQRIAQLIAWNPARRYGLPGKGTIGVGFDADLCLVENASWTVRAADSASTQEYTPFEGFEIGARVTDTWVRGRRVLDAGNVVGTPSGRYVHRPYQG; encoded by the coding sequence ATGAAACCGCTGGAGACTTTGATCAAGAACGTCACCGTGGTACGCCCCGACGCCGGCTCGCCGGACGGCGACCGGCTCGACATCGGCGTCGCCGGTGGCAAGGTGGTGCGGTTGGCGGCGGACATCCCGGCCGACGAGGCGCAGGTCGTGGTGGACGGTCGCGGCCGGTTCGCGTACCCGGGCGCGGTCGACGCGCACCAGCACTGGGGCATCTACAACCCGCTGGCCGAGGACACCGCCACGGAGAGCCGCGCCAGCGCGCAGGGCGGCGTCACCACCGGGCTCACCTACATGCGGACCGGGCAGTACTACCTCAACCGGGGCGGCTCGTACGCGGAGTTCTTCCCGCACGTGCTCGCCGCGTCGGAGGGCCGGTCGTTCATCGACTACGGTTTCCACCTCGCGCCGATGATGCGGGAGCACATCGACGAGATCCCGTCGATCGTGGAGAACTTCGGCGTCACCTCCTTCAAGATCTTCATGTTCTACGGCAGCCACGGGCTGCACGGGCGCTCCGCCGACCAGAGTTCGTTCCTGATGATCCCGCCGGACGAGCGCTACGACCTCGCGCACTTCGAGTTCGTGATGCGCGGCGTGCAGGCGGCGCGGGAGAAGCTGACCGAGGCCGCGCCGCACGTGTCGCTGTCGCTGCACTGCGAGACCGCCGAGATCATGACCGCCTACACCAGGCTGGTCGAGCAGGACGCGTCGCTGTCCGGCCTCGCCGCCTACAGCGCGTCGCGACCGCCGCACTCGGAGGGGCTCGCGGTGTCGATCGCGGCGTTCCTGGCCGACGAGACCGGCCTGCCCAACATCAACCTGCTGCACCTGTCCTCGCGCAAGGCGCTGCGGGCCGCGATGCTGATGGCGAAGACGTTCCCGCACGTCGACTTCCGCCGTGAGGTGACCATCGGGCACCTGCTGGCCGACGTGGACACCGCGCACGGTCTGGGCGGCAAGGTGAACCCGCCGCTGCGCCCGCGGGAGGACGTGGAGGCGCTCTGGGAGTACGTGCTCGACGGCAGCGTCGACTGGGTGGTCAGCGACCACGCGTGCTGCAAGGACGAGATGAAGTTCGGCGACCCGCGCGACGACGTCTTCGCCGCGAAGTCCGGCTTCGGCGGCGCCGAGTACCTGGTGCCCGGCCTGGTCTCCGAGGGGCGCAAGCGAGGGCTGTCGCACCAGCGGATCGCGCAGCTGATCGCCTGGAACCCGGCCCGCCGCTACGGCCTGCCCGGCAAGGGCACCATCGGGGTCGGCTTCGACGCCGACCTGTGCCTGGTGGAGAACGCCAGCTGGACCGTGCGCGCGGCCGACTCGGCGTCCACCCAGGAGTACACGCCGTTCGAGGGCTTCGAGATCGGCGCCCGGGTCACCGACACCTGGGTCCGGGGGCGGCGCGTGCTCGACGCCGGCAACGTCGTCGGCACGCCGAGCGGCCGTTACGTCCACCGTCCGTACCAGGGGTGA